The proteins below come from a single Halobacillus salinarum genomic window:
- a CDS encoding FtsW/RodA/SpoVE family cell cycle protein, with protein MKSEDRFDWSLFFILCCFIAVSCIALLSAQESSQYQENFVLKQLTWYGVGAVAIGVMMIFEPEDYRKISPYLYIFGLLLLGALILAPASIAPVIKGQKSWFVLPGAGSIQPAEIVKIFTILMLSNIIVLHHEKHRNSTIKLDLLLLGKLIGITALPLFLIMQQPDLGTSLVFIAILSGMILISGIRWKLILPMFLSIGSVGVAILWLVVQAPELLDKYLHVKPYQLGRIYAWLQPLQYEDAAGYQLIKAMKAIGSGQLMGKGFGHREVYLPESHTDFIFSIIGEEYGFLGASIVIVLFFFLVYRLTTIANHSNSPFGSYVLVGIISMISFHVFQNVGMSIQLLPITGIPLPFISYGGSALLGNLIAMGIVFSISFHHRTYMFGED; from the coding sequence ATGAAATCTGAAGACCGTTTTGACTGGTCCTTATTCTTTATACTATGCTGCTTCATTGCTGTAAGCTGTATAGCTCTTTTAAGTGCCCAGGAAAGCAGTCAATATCAAGAGAATTTCGTATTAAAACAGCTTACTTGGTATGGGGTTGGGGCGGTAGCCATTGGGGTTATGATGATCTTTGAACCAGAGGATTACCGTAAAATCAGCCCTTATTTATACATTTTCGGCCTTTTGTTATTAGGGGCGCTTATTTTAGCACCTGCTAGTATCGCGCCGGTTATCAAAGGACAGAAGAGCTGGTTTGTACTTCCTGGAGCAGGTTCTATCCAGCCGGCGGAAATTGTGAAAATCTTTACCATACTGATGCTGTCGAACATTATTGTCCTGCATCATGAAAAGCACCGGAATTCAACCATTAAACTGGACTTATTGCTGTTGGGTAAATTGATAGGTATTACAGCATTGCCTCTATTTCTAATCATGCAGCAGCCTGACTTAGGAACAAGTTTGGTGTTTATTGCCATCTTAAGCGGTATGATTCTAATCTCCGGAATACGATGGAAGCTTATTTTACCCATGTTTCTATCGATTGGGAGTGTAGGAGTAGCCATTTTGTGGCTTGTAGTTCAAGCTCCGGAATTACTTGATAAATACTTACACGTAAAACCTTATCAGCTTGGGCGGATCTATGCATGGCTGCAGCCTTTACAATATGAAGATGCAGCAGGGTATCAGCTCATAAAAGCTATGAAAGCTATTGGATCGGGTCAGCTTATGGGGAAAGGCTTTGGCCATCGGGAAGTCTATCTGCCTGAAAGCCACACAGATTTTATTTTTAGTATCATAGGAGAGGAATATGGGTTTTTGGGTGCGAGTATTGTTATCGTTCTCTTCTTTTTTCTCGTTTACCGGTTAACGACGATAGCGAATCACTCCAACAGCCCATTTGGCAGCTATGTTCTTGTGGGGATTATCAGCATGATCTCATTTCACGTATTCCAGAACGTGGGAATGTCGATACAGCTGCTGCCGATTACAGGGATTCCGCTTCCTTTTATCAGCTACGGCGGAAGTGCATTATTAGGAAATTTGATAGCTATGGGAATCGTCTTCTCTATTTCATTTCACCATCGAACTTATATGTTTGGGGAAGATTAG
- a CDS encoding nucleotidyltransferase domain-containing protein, with protein sequence MNQHALNHSREFVTHYFMDCDAALLSGSVVRGEDTPSSDLDIFILSTQSFRKSYQFKGWPVEVFVHNQDSLSYTYFLEEQYGVPLIMRIVAEGFILKGEKKANQLITEAQHLLQKGPGKWPVQTINEKRYILTDLLTDLEGSHSKEEDLFTVAAITEKLHKFILRTNQQWMGEGKWMFRSLKRFDPQLANHFAKQLFLFYQNGEKKPYIDFVDEVLEPWGGRLFEGYTET encoded by the coding sequence GTGAATCAGCATGCCTTAAATCATTCTCGAGAATTTGTTACCCATTATTTTATGGATTGTGATGCTGCTCTGCTGTCAGGAAGTGTGGTTCGAGGTGAAGACACACCTTCTTCTGATTTAGATATTTTTATCCTGTCCACTCAATCTTTTCGAAAATCGTATCAATTTAAAGGCTGGCCGGTTGAAGTTTTTGTGCATAATCAGGACTCTTTATCGTACACGTATTTTCTTGAAGAACAGTACGGGGTGCCCTTAATCATGAGAATTGTCGCGGAAGGATTCATTCTTAAAGGAGAAAAGAAAGCGAATCAACTGATTACCGAAGCACAGCATTTATTGCAAAAAGGACCTGGTAAGTGGCCGGTTCAGACCATTAATGAGAAACGCTATATCTTAACTGATTTGCTAACTGATTTGGAGGGCTCTCACAGCAAAGAAGAAGATTTGTTTACTGTAGCTGCAATTACTGAAAAGCTTCACAAGTTTATTTTGAGAACAAACCAGCAGTGGATGGGGGAAGGGAAATGGATGTTTCGATCTTTAAAACGGTTTGATCCACAGCTTGCAAACCACTTCGCGAAGCAGTTGTTTCTTTTCTATCAAAACGGCGAAAAAAAACCGTATATTGATTTTGTAGATGAAGTTCTTGAACCATGGGGTGGAAGGTTATTTGAAGGATACACAGAGACTTAA
- a CDS encoding polysaccharide pyruvyl transferase family protein codes for MSGIFGEHDEGVSMGAVSCRDKFTEVLMKNNGVECFGTTGDCALFDLELLFRKPVLPKKINSIALSMPHIKEHWPMAYQLALRLKEEFSCYVYLTFHGYHGKLSDHIDPEWTCEAIKVIDLSGSYRRLSFYKHVDVHVGFRLHGHIWFLRHRKPSLLIAEDGRGLSHLYTVKGLGYSAASKKVLKNADEIVEVDPKLIKEMREEAPSLQAVEMFKKEVKEGYPVTCRTLEEVDKLWVEKMKPFLESLP; via the coding sequence TTGTCGGGGATTTTTGGAGAGCATGATGAAGGGGTAAGTATGGGAGCTGTTTCATGCCGAGATAAATTCACAGAAGTATTGATGAAAAATAATGGCGTGGAATGTTTCGGGACGACCGGGGATTGTGCTTTATTTGATTTAGAACTTCTGTTCAGGAAACCGGTACTCCCGAAAAAAATTAACAGCATAGCTCTTTCGATGCCCCATATAAAGGAACATTGGCCAATGGCCTATCAACTGGCTCTTAGGCTTAAGGAGGAATTCTCATGCTACGTCTATTTAACTTTTCATGGCTATCATGGGAAATTAAGTGACCATATCGATCCAGAATGGACTTGTGAAGCCATTAAGGTTATAGACTTATCAGGCTCCTATAGACGATTATCTTTTTATAAACATGTCGACGTCCACGTAGGTTTTAGACTTCATGGTCATATTTGGTTTCTTAGACATAGAAAGCCAAGTCTTCTTATCGCAGAAGATGGCAGGGGACTCAGCCATTTGTATACAGTTAAGGGATTAGGATACTCTGCTGCTTCAAAAAAAGTTTTAAAAAATGCTGATGAAATTGTTGAAGTTGATCCTAAGCTCATTAAGGAAATGAGGGAAGAAGCACCTTCATTACAGGCTGTAGAGATGTTTAAAAAAGAGGTCAAAGAAGGTTACCCAGTCACCTGTCGTACCCTTGAAGAGGTAGACAAACTGTGGGTGGAAAAAATGAAGCCCTTTTTAGAATCACTTCCTTAA
- a CDS encoding sulfotransferase family 2 domain-containing protein — MLFMNQEKNDLERYVCFLHIPKTGGKSLWAVLKAQEEDIMVRHGMFFKKFDKPYTYLTMLRDPIDRVVSTYYYVHGYEKSKIYPKVKDMDLKQFLSYMKDEKIQNRVYPQPEDIRNIKYRTSNLATRYISGGEPDHLEIAKQNIEHHFSFVGFTDMYVESLYLLSKCFPWEIKPFAVKTNVTPHRQPLNEIPAEAIQWIKECNRADIELYQWAKQAFLKKLDQLDTSSKQELKQWKKDLQW; from the coding sequence ATGTTATTTATGAACCAGGAGAAAAATGATTTAGAGAGGTACGTATGTTTTTTACACATCCCAAAGACCGGCGGCAAATCTCTATGGGCAGTGCTGAAAGCTCAAGAAGAGGATATTATGGTCCGCCACGGCATGTTTTTTAAAAAATTTGATAAGCCATATACTTATTTAACGATGCTTCGGGATCCAATCGATCGGGTGGTTTCCACATATTATTATGTACATGGCTATGAAAAGTCAAAGATCTATCCAAAGGTCAAAGATATGGATCTCAAGCAGTTTTTGTCCTATATGAAGGATGAGAAAATCCAAAACCGAGTTTATCCTCAGCCAGAAGACATACGTAATATAAAATACCGTACGTCTAACCTTGCAACCCGCTATATTTCCGGTGGGGAACCGGACCATTTGGAGATAGCTAAGCAGAACATAGAACATCACTTTTCCTTTGTAGGTTTTACAGATATGTATGTGGAATCCTTATACTTACTGAGTAAGTGCTTTCCGTGGGAAATAAAGCCTTTTGCTGTGAAAACCAATGTTACTCCACATAGACAACCGCTGAACGAAATACCTGCAGAAGCAATACAATGGATTAAAGAATGTAACCGGGCGGATATCGAATTGTATCAGTGGGCCAAACAAGCTTTCTTGAAAAAGTTAGATCAGCTGGATACTTCATCTAAACAGGAACTTAAACAATGGAAGAAAGACTTACAATGGTAG
- the uxuA gene encoding mannonate dehydratase has protein sequence MKITFRWFGKDDDSVTLNQIKQIPGMTGVVSALSDIPVGEAWPLNRIVELKEQITSKGLRFEVIESVNIHEDIKLGLPTRDTYIENYQRTIRNLAKAGIKVICYNFMPVFDWTRSDLAKELADGSTVLAYEKAKIENIDPMILLDQMEKSSQGFSLPGWERERLSTLKQLFRMYEGLTEDDLFANLQYFLEKVIPVAEEFDVRMAIHPDDPPWSVFGLPRIVKNRNDLERIVNMVDSPHNGITFCTGSLGANRVNDLPEMIKYFCSRDRIPFVHIRNIKLLDNGDFYETAHRSCDGSNDLYEIVKALYDSGFTGYMRPDHGRMIWNEDARPGYGLYDRALGVMYLSGLWDSLHSAGVPVHPFHYEHGCKK, from the coding sequence ATGAAAATCACATTTCGCTGGTTTGGCAAAGACGATGACAGTGTGACGTTAAACCAGATCAAACAAATTCCCGGGATGACCGGAGTTGTATCAGCACTGTCTGACATACCTGTTGGGGAAGCTTGGCCGCTTAACAGAATCGTGGAGCTGAAGGAACAAATCACTTCCAAAGGGTTACGGTTTGAAGTAATTGAGAGTGTAAATATCCACGAAGATATTAAACTGGGGCTTCCCACTCGGGATACGTATATTGAAAATTACCAGCGTACGATCCGAAATCTTGCAAAGGCCGGCATCAAAGTCATCTGCTATAATTTCATGCCGGTTTTTGACTGGACGAGGTCAGATCTCGCCAAAGAATTAGCGGATGGATCAACCGTGCTCGCCTACGAAAAAGCGAAGATAGAGAATATCGATCCTATGATCCTGCTTGACCAAATGGAAAAGTCCTCACAAGGATTTTCGCTTCCAGGATGGGAACGGGAGAGGCTGAGTACCCTTAAACAGCTTTTCCGTATGTATGAAGGGCTAACAGAGGATGACCTGTTCGCTAATCTTCAGTATTTTCTTGAAAAGGTGATTCCTGTTGCGGAGGAATTTGATGTTAGGATGGCGATTCACCCTGATGATCCACCTTGGTCTGTGTTTGGCCTTCCTAGAATTGTTAAGAATCGGAATGATCTAGAGAGAATTGTCAATATGGTAGACAGCCCGCATAATGGGATCACCTTTTGTACAGGCTCTCTTGGTGCTAACCGCGTAAATGATCTGCCTGAAATGATTAAGTATTTTTGCAGTCGTGACCGCATCCCATTCGTCCACATACGCAACATCAAGCTTTTGGACAATGGCGATTTCTACGAAACAGCGCACCGAAGCTGTGATGGCTCAAATGACCTTTATGAAATAGTCAAAGCACTGTATGATTCAGGCTTCACTGGATATATGAGACCTGATCACGGCAGGATGATATGGAATGAAGATGCTAGGCCTGGATATGGTCTATATGACCGTGCCCTTGGCGTGATGTATTTGTCAGGCCTATGGGACAGCCTTCACTCTGCCGGAGTACCCGTGCACCCGTTTCACTACGAACATGGCTGTAAAAAATAA
- a CDS encoding carbohydrate ABC transporter permease, with amino-acid sequence MHYNTKAYRIFTICNYGFLFVAAVLCILPLIHILAVSLSGSSAAAGNLVRFIPIDFTLDAYDKTIGNENFIRSLMLSCSRVILGTLVSMGLMLCAAYPLSKTDKEFKGRKIYTWFFVFTMLFNGGLVPTYIIVTKLGLTDTMWALVLPHAINAFNMILLLNFFRTSVPKSLEEAAFIDGANHFQIFLRIYLPISVPAIATISLFTMVFHWNSWFDGLIYMTDASNYPLSTFLQTVIVQQDFTNMNVDAETLRNLSQRTVQAAQIFIAALPMLIVYPFIQRYFVKGIVLGAEKE; translated from the coding sequence GTGCATTATAATACGAAGGCTTATAGGATCTTTACCATTTGTAACTATGGATTTTTATTTGTAGCAGCCGTGCTGTGTATCCTTCCGCTCATTCATATTCTTGCCGTTTCTTTAAGTGGAAGTTCAGCGGCAGCAGGAAATCTAGTAAGGTTTATACCGATAGATTTTACGCTCGATGCTTATGACAAAACGATAGGGAACGAAAACTTTATTCGTTCCCTTATGCTTTCCTGCTCACGGGTCATTCTCGGGACTCTTGTATCTATGGGGTTAATGCTTTGTGCTGCCTATCCATTGTCGAAGACAGATAAAGAATTTAAAGGAAGAAAAATCTATACGTGGTTTTTTGTTTTCACGATGCTCTTTAATGGCGGGCTCGTACCTACGTATATTATTGTTACAAAATTAGGATTGACAGATACGATGTGGGCATTGGTGCTTCCGCATGCCATCAACGCCTTTAATATGATTCTGCTTCTAAACTTCTTTCGTACTTCAGTGCCGAAATCATTGGAAGAAGCAGCATTTATTGACGGAGCCAACCATTTTCAGATTTTCTTAAGAATTTATCTGCCGATTTCGGTTCCAGCTATTGCCACTATTTCATTGTTCACAATGGTCTTTCATTGGAACTCCTGGTTTGATGGGTTGATCTATATGACGGATGCATCCAACTATCCACTATCAACCTTTCTTCAAACCGTGATTGTCCAGCAGGACTTTACAAATATGAATGTGGACGCGGAGACATTAAGGAATTTATCGCAGCGGACTGTACAGGCGGCGCAGATCTTCATAGCCGCTTTACCGATGCTGATTGTCTATCCATTTATACAACGATATTTTGTGAAGGGAATTGTACTAGGAGCAGAAAAAGAATAA
- a CDS encoding ABC transporter permease, whose translation MALRQPLPQEEQTSSLNDKQSRQFNKKKPVHPKPKKKKQKWNFKRTWQLHVLVLPAVIVALFFQYAPMGGLIMAFQDYKPWLGFLNSPWVGFQHFKTMFEYDDARQVIWNTLVISLLKIIFQVAVPLMFALLLNEVRKMAFKKSIQTIIYLPHFLSWVILGGILMDMLSPDGGLINQMLGFIGIDPIFFLGDNTWFRPTIIISDIWKETGFNTIVFLAAVTAVNPVLYEAAIMDGANRWKQTLYITIPAMLPIIIVVATLSLGNILNAGFDQIFNLYNPLVYQTGDIIDTYVYRVGLINGDFSYGTAVGLFKSVISFILVVIGYRLAYKYADYRIF comes from the coding sequence ATGGCGCTCAGACAGCCTCTGCCACAAGAGGAGCAAACGTCCAGTTTGAATGACAAACAAAGCAGACAATTTAACAAAAAGAAACCCGTACATCCTAAACCAAAGAAGAAAAAGCAAAAGTGGAATTTTAAAAGGACATGGCAGCTTCACGTCCTCGTACTCCCAGCTGTCATCGTAGCCCTGTTTTTTCAGTATGCCCCTATGGGTGGGCTCATCATGGCTTTTCAAGACTATAAGCCCTGGCTCGGCTTTCTGAATTCCCCATGGGTAGGTTTTCAACATTTTAAAACGATGTTTGAGTACGATGATGCGCGTCAGGTCATATGGAATACTTTAGTCATTTCACTATTGAAAATTATCTTTCAAGTGGCTGTTCCGCTTATGTTCGCTCTGCTGTTAAATGAAGTGCGTAAAATGGCATTCAAGAAATCAATTCAAACCATCATTTACCTTCCTCACTTCCTATCATGGGTCATTTTAGGCGGAATCCTAATGGATATGCTCTCGCCTGATGGTGGTTTAATTAACCAAATGCTAGGGTTTATTGGCATTGACCCGATCTTTTTCCTTGGTGATAATACATGGTTCAGACCGACGATTATTATTAGTGATATTTGGAAGGAAACGGGATTTAATACGATTGTGTTCTTAGCGGCTGTGACGGCAGTGAATCCTGTTCTTTATGAAGCAGCCATTATGGATGGCGCGAACCGCTGGAAGCAGACGCTTTATATTACAATACCTGCCATGCTTCCAATTATTATTGTTGTGGCCACTTTATCTCTTGGAAATATATTAAATGCCGGCTTTGACCAAATCTTTAACTTGTATAACCCGCTCGTTTATCAAACTGGAGATATTATTGATACGTACGTTTATCGAGTAGGTCTTATTAATGGAGATTTCAGCTATGGTACAGCGGTGGGGCTGTTTAAATCAGTGATCAGCTTTATCCTTGTCGTAATCGGTTACCGGCTTGCTTACAAATATGCGGACTACAGAATTTTCTAG